Proteins co-encoded in one Oceanibaculum nanhaiense genomic window:
- a CDS encoding MaoC family dehydratase, with translation MTMWFEDFAVGQRFETPGVTLSEAQILDFAFQYDPQPFHIDRPAAEAGPFGGLISSGFQTLAVSFRLTYQLGLIAESGMGAFGMDALRWQQPVRPGDTLKVVLSVLEVRESGSKPDRGFVTFGYETFNQKGEKVMSFKAAQIVRRRPV, from the coding sequence ATGACGATGTGGTTCGAGGATTTCGCGGTCGGCCAGCGCTTCGAGACGCCGGGCGTCACGCTGTCGGAAGCGCAGATCCTCGACTTCGCCTTCCAGTACGACCCGCAGCCCTTCCATATCGATAGGCCGGCAGCCGAGGCCGGCCCGTTCGGCGGGCTGATCTCCAGCGGTTTCCAGACGCTGGCGGTCAGCTTCCGGCTGACCTACCAGCTGGGGCTGATCGCCGAATCCGGCATGGGCGCCTTCGGCATGGACGCGCTGCGCTGGCAGCAGCCGGTGCGGCCGGGCGACACGCTGAAGGTGGTGCTGTCGGTGCTGGAAGTGCGCGAATCCGGCTCGAAGCCGGACCGCGGCTTCGTCACCTTCGGCTACGAGACCTTCAACCAGAAGGGCGAGAAGGTGATGAGCTTCAAGGCCGCGCAGATCGTCCGCCGACGGCCGGTGTAA